DNA sequence from the Candidatus Poribacteria bacterium genome:
TTGGATAGGGACTAATACGTTTCTATTCGCAGAGAGACGGAAGATTCGCAATTCATGATTAGGAACAAAAGTAGATGCGGCTCCATAAAGCACACCATCAGCGATTGCTAATTTCGGGGAAATCAGAGAGTGAGTATTTTCTGATGGTTTTAGTGTGAGTTCATCAGAACCGAAGGTGAGTTTTTTCCACGACTCGCCGCCATCACTGGATTTGGAAACACCTGTAGAGGGGCTCGTGTAAAGCTCGTTCTTGAATCCAACTAAGTTGAATATTCTGGTGCCTACGATCCCGTTTATAAATGAATGCCACGATTCACCACCATCGGTCGAGCGCAAAAGTCCGGAGGTGCCGTCTCTGAAAATAGTATTTTCGTCCACTGCTACACTCGGGGAGATAGTGGGTACGACTATATCGGAGTTGAAACCAAATTCTGTCCATGTTTTTCCGGCATCAGTTGAGCGGAAACTCAACATGTCTAATATCAGAACGGCATTTCCAGCTGCCAAAACTTTAGCCCCCGATGAAACTCTCATCATGTGTGATTTACTTGCGGGTGTTATATCTGTCCACGACTCGTCGCCATCGGTTGAATGGAATACCTCCCATCTTGGACCGGTGTTGTTCGTAAATTCCTTCATGAGATCCTCTATGGAGTTTTCCAGTAGAGATTTCATTTGAGAAAGGGTTGAACCTGTCCCGACATAGAGATTATTTCCAGAGACTGCCAAAGAGCGGATGGCTTTCGTGGTATCTAACGGCAATTTTTCCCATGTCTCTGAATGCAAGCGGTAGAGTCCCTTGTTTGTCCCAACAAACACTATGTTTTCAACAGCAACTATTGCATTAATACCGCTGTCTGCTATTTCATTGTCGAGCGCGGTCCACTGCTTACCTCCATCTGTGGACTGAAAGATACCTTCATCGTCTCGAAGCGCGAGGTACAATGCACCATCTGTTATCACCAGTCCAAGGGCGCGTCCCTCTGGACGCCCGCCAAGTTTGGTCCATGTTTCGCCTCTATCTTTTGAAGCAAACACACCATTCGGAAAGACGAGATAGAGTGTGTCGTCTCGTTCTGCCATCTGTATGCCGTGGTGGTCTACAGAAGCCTCCGGTGGGAGTGGACTCACGAGCGTCCATGCGGGAGCATCCGGTGCTAATCTGTAGATGCCGATTCGTGAAGCCGCATAGACATCCCCTGAAGAACTTGCCAATAAACCAGACACTGAACTTCCTTCTTCTGGACCACTTGCTTGTATCCACTGCTGTTTTGTTGATGAACGCGTCTGCTTTTCTACCTGCGCAGCGGCAAGCAGAACAGGTTCCGAGACTTGAGGACCAGCACCGCTGCTCTTACCGATGGTGTCGAAGCGTCCGGATTGATTCCGTAAATCCGGTTTTGCTTGTGTATCCAAGACAATAGGCGCATCAATGATTTCAACCGTGATTTCCGATTGTGCGTTCAGATTATACGGTTTCTGAAACCGCGAAAGGTATTGAGACCCTACACCTATCATTAGAAAGATAAAGATGGCGGTTGCGGCAGAGATTGCCCAAGGTATTAAGGGTTTGCTGTTCGTAGGAGATACAGGTTTTATGTCAGCGACCTGCTTCATAATGTTTTCGGTGAAAGTGGTAGGTAAATGAACGCTGCCAAGCGTTTCTTGAATCATGGTTTCTTGCTCCTTTAAACGGTTCCGTGCGCGTTGAAGGCG
Encoded proteins:
- a CDS encoding sigma-70 family RNA polymerase sigma factor, coding for MKNEDAHLVNQFLTGNEGAFTTLVKKYQKSVHALTWRKVGDFHIAEEITQDTFLKAYQKLGTLKNPKQFAGWLYVIADRLCIAWHRKQKPPTESLETTSGDEVEASSYRHYEDEQREEASIEHRQGYIRSLLEKLPESERTVVTLHYLGEMTVKEISKFLGVSANTIKSRLQRARNRLKEQETMIQETLGSVHLPTTFTENIMKQVADIKPVSPTNSKPLIPWAISAATAIFIFLMIGVGSQYLSRFQKPYNLNAQSEITVEIIDAPIVLDTQAKPDLRNQSGRFDTIGKSSGAGPQVSEPVLLAAAQVEKQTRSSTKQQWIQASGPEEGSSVSGLLASSSGDVYAASRIGIYRLAPDAPAWTLVSPLPPEASVDHHGIQMAERDDTLYLVFPNGVFASKDRGETWTKLGGRPEGRALGLVITDGALYLALRDDEGIFQSTDGGKQWTALDNEIADSGINAIVAVENIVFVGTNKGLYRLHSETWEKLPLDTTKAIRSLAVSGNNLYVGTGSTLSQMKSLLENSIEDLMKEFTNNTGPRWEVFHSTDGDESWTDITPASKSHMMRVSSGAKVLAAGNAVLILDMLSFRSTDAGKTWTEFGFNSDIVVPTISPSVAVDENTIFRDGTSGLLRSTDGGESWHSFINGIVGTRIFNLVGFKNELYTSPSTGVSKSSDGGESWKKLTFGSDELTLKPSENTHSLISPKLAIADGVLYGAASTFVPNHELRIFRLSANRNVLVPIQGIPALEEAPSTTDIKDMIDKMFQVDRFLGFGAFSVSSDTFYVEHMQQLLRWKRGEQGWFNTGLTDTSKRSDFSDDSIKGFKLAVSEETVYVGKRDGSLFQSFDSGVTWKDLTANLPLRFERFNEIIFAGSTIYVATDAGVLTSEDGEHWRALTDTAGKHTLIDRMAVDTTTVYGVGDAGVYRLNNRDAWEKISPEVPDSVKAFVINNDRLYIVTEHRGMFHVSLEKE